The following coding sequences are from one Humulus lupulus chromosome X, drHumLupu1.1, whole genome shotgun sequence window:
- the LOC133804270 gene encoding cold-regulated protein 27-like produces the protein MHGNFQSVQDWDLISDLWSNSSHLNPFDFTSLPTILLPFRTMDSTESMAAEWTDEKHSLYLKSMETSFVNELYDSMELVGEHMEKENSTRTKPSKQTHSNTRSHRGQFKVLRNGNWQKINYVRTEPRGVNTNEIHNALLSNPWIQHFRSSREAQGAESCSVPQGAAVSASRASDSNSKNATSLWGSSSSKQMAFYHSNLCHKDLLGNNTEVSDQNFIDEKSEGEKSKRVNTQELGAYITNDQVVPLRKTL, from the exons ATGCATGGAAATTTTCAGAGCGTTCAAGACTGGGACCTGATTTCAGATTTATGGTCTAACTCCTCTCACCTCAACCCCTTTGACTTTACCAGTTTACCGACGATCCTTCTCCCATTTCG TACTATGGACTCAACAGAGTCCATGGCTGCAGAGTGGACAGACGAGAAGCACAGTTTGTACCTCAAATCCATGGAAACATCATTTGTTAACGAGTTGTATGACTCCATGGAGTTGGTTGGGGAACATATGGAAAAGGAGAACTCCACTCGTACAAAACCATCCAAACAAACCCATTCTAACACCCGTTCCCATCGTGGCCAG TTTAAGGTCCTTCGAAATGGAAATTGGCAAAAGATCAATTATGTAAGAACTGAACCTCGTGGAGTTAATACAAATGAAATTCACAATGCCCTTCTTTCAAACCCATGGATCCAACACTTTAGATCCTCCCGTGAGGCCCAAGGTGCTGAATCTTGCAGTGTCCCACAAGGTGCGGCGGTGTCTGCGAGTAGAGCGAGTGATTCAAATAGCAAGAATGCAACGTCGTTGTGGGGATCTTCTAGTTCAAAGCAGATGGCCTTTTATCACTCTAATTTGTGCCATAAAGATTTGCTTGGTAACAATACAG AGGTTTCAGACCAGAACTTTATTGACGAAAAAAGTGAAGGAGAGAAATCGAAAAGGGTTAACACTCAAGAACTTGGTGCTTATATAACTAATGATCAG GTGGTTCCACTTCGCAAGACTTTGTAA